In the genome of Nitrospira japonica, one region contains:
- a CDS encoding glycosyltransferase family 2 protein, which translates to MPGVVTAPSATQVKKLPPLFFLGSLLIVFGLAVYFFGIAFSMFRLIFQLGEPFHTWNMTILWYSGLPTTLGLCLAGLDLALLLPAKRRESRRKVLAPVLDRHVVVALTAYNDETSIGLAVADFVSHPLVTRVIVVDNNSRDRTSEAAAEAGARIVVEKEPGYGRCVYRCLKEALSEDGELIVLCEGDMTFRAADIDKLLAYVDHADVVNGTRIVEQLRDYSTQLSTFMYYGNFFVGKLLELKHLGRGTFTDIGTTYKLLRRDSLVRLMPQLNPAVNMEFNAHFLDTALGSGERLVECPITFHPRVGVSKGGNVNNARALKVGLRMILGLCFGWPTSHDPRNIL; encoded by the coding sequence ATGCCAGGAGTCGTCACAGCCCCCTCTGCAACGCAAGTCAAGAAGCTGCCTCCTCTTTTCTTTCTGGGCAGTCTCCTGATCGTATTCGGCCTCGCGGTGTATTTTTTCGGGATCGCGTTCTCGATGTTCCGTCTCATCTTCCAGTTGGGAGAACCGTTCCATACGTGGAACATGACCATCCTATGGTATAGCGGTCTTCCCACCACACTGGGCCTTTGTCTCGCAGGTCTTGATCTGGCACTCCTGCTTCCCGCGAAGCGCAGAGAGTCGCGGCGAAAGGTTCTGGCTCCCGTTCTAGACAGACACGTGGTCGTGGCGTTGACCGCCTACAATGACGAAACGAGCATAGGGCTTGCGGTGGCGGATTTTGTAAGCCACCCCCTGGTCACGCGCGTGATTGTCGTCGACAACAATAGCCGCGATCGGACTTCCGAAGCCGCCGCGGAGGCGGGCGCGCGCATCGTTGTGGAAAAGGAACCGGGATATGGGCGATGCGTCTATAGATGTCTTAAGGAAGCCCTGAGCGAAGACGGCGAATTGATCGTCCTCTGCGAGGGCGATATGACCTTCCGCGCCGCCGACATTGACAAACTGCTGGCCTACGTCGACCATGCTGATGTCGTGAATGGCACGCGTATTGTCGAGCAGCTGCGGGATTACTCCACGCAGTTGTCGACGTTCATGTATTACGGTAATTTCTTTGTGGGAAAGTTGCTGGAACTCAAGCATCTGGGGCGCGGCACGTTCACGGACATCGGAACAACCTATAAGCTGCTTCGGCGGGACAGTCTTGTGCGTCTGATGCCGCAACTGAATCCGGCCGTCAACATGGAATTCAACGCGCACTTTCTCGATACGGCTCTTGGAAGCGGCGAACGGCTCGTCGAATGTCCGATTACGTTTCACCCCAGAGTGGGTGTCAGCAAAGGCGGCAATGTGAACAACGCGCGTGCGCTGAAAGTCGGGCTCCGGATGATCCTGGGCTTGTGCTTCGGATGGCCGACCTCTCATGACCCAAGAAACATACTTTAA
- a CDS encoding chemotaxis protein CheB gives MTDQASSRRNVIVIGASLGGVNALQYLCANLPSDLPATVGVVIHRSPWWVSNIPAIYGRTPGGIRVQEAQAHDVLKEGVVYFAPADHHMQFGKGVIQLTRGPKLHFTRPAADALFISAAKTFGDRVIGVVLTGGGADGAHGLIAIKASGGVSVVQDPKEAVDPSMPVNGIRMDSVDHVTPLAELPKLLWCLTTEVAEKRL, from the coding sequence ATGACCGATCAAGCCTCCAGCAGACGCAATGTCATCGTCATCGGCGCCTCGCTGGGAGGCGTGAATGCCTTGCAGTACCTGTGCGCGAACTTACCCAGTGATCTGCCCGCGACGGTTGGGGTCGTCATTCATCGCAGCCCCTGGTGGGTGAGTAACATCCCGGCGATCTATGGCCGAACGCCCGGCGGCATTCGTGTACAGGAAGCACAAGCTCATGATGTGCTGAAAGAGGGCGTGGTCTATTTCGCACCGGCGGATCACCACATGCAGTTCGGGAAGGGGGTCATTCAGCTCACGCGTGGACCTAAATTGCATTTTACACGGCCGGCGGCCGACGCTCTGTTCATTTCTGCGGCGAAGACCTTTGGTGATCGAGTCATCGGCGTGGTGCTCACGGGAGGAGGAGCCGATGGGGCGCATGGGTTGATCGCCATCAAGGCGTCCGGCGGAGTGTCGGTTGTGCAGGACCCGAAAGAAGCCGTTGATCCGAGCATGCCGGTCAATGGGATCCGGATGGACAGCGTGGATCACGTGACGCCCCTCGCGGAGTTGCCGAAGCTGCTCTGGTGCCTGACGACAGAAGTAGCTGAAAAGCGACTTTAA